One part of the Arabidopsis thaliana chromosome 4, partial sequence genome encodes these proteins:
- a CDS encoding uncharacterized protein (unknown protein; FUNCTIONS IN: molecular_function unknown; INVOLVED IN: biological_process unknown; LOCATED IN: plasma membrane; EXPRESSED IN: rosette leaf, cultured cell; BEST Arabidopsis thaliana protein match is: unknown protein (TAIR:AT4G12731.1); Has 35333 Blast hits to 34131 proteins in 2444 species: Archae - 798; Bacteria - 22429; Metazoa - 974; Fungi - 991; Plants - 531; Viruses - 0; Other Eukaryotes - 9610 (source: NCBI BLink).), giving the protein MSLFTLFFACFVPKSGSRINTTDSNLEVLSLKKPKRKTESIRTPTIVVSYFPVGSNLSRL; this is encoded by the coding sequence ATGTCTCTCTTCACGCTCTTCTTCGCTTGCTTTGTTCCAAAATCTGGTTCAAGGATTAACACAACCGACAGTAATTTGGAAGTCTtgtctttgaagaaacccaaaagaaaaaccgAGTCCATAAGAACTCCTACTATCGTCGTCTCTTATTTTCCCGTAGGCTCCAACCTTTCTCGTCTATAG